One Pseudomonas sp. FP1742 genomic window carries:
- the alaC gene encoding alanine transaminase, whose translation MADQGSPRRFARIDRLPPYVFNITAELKMAARRRGEDIIDLSMGNPDGATPPHIVEKLVTVAQREDTHGYSTSKGIPRLRRAISNWYKDRYEVDIDPENEAIVTIGSKEGLAHLMLATLDQGDTVLVPNPSYPIHIYGAVIAGAQVRSVPLIPGVDFFAELERAIRGSIPKPKMMILGFPSNPTAQCVELDFFERVIALAKQYDVLVVHDLAYADIVYDGWKAPSIMQVPGAKDIAVEFFTLSKSYNMAGWRIGFMVGNPELVSALARIKSYHDYGTFTPLQVAAIAALEGDQQCVKDIAEQYRQRRNVLVKGLHELGWMVENPKASMYVWAKIPEAYAHLGSLEFAKKLLAEAKVCVSPGVGFGEYGDDHVRFALIENQDRIRQAVRGIRGMFRADGLVTKTNA comes from the coding sequence ATGGCAGACCAAGGTTCGCCGCGCCGCTTTGCGCGCATAGATCGACTCCCCCCTTACGTTTTCAACATCACTGCCGAGCTGAAGATGGCCGCCCGTCGTCGTGGCGAAGACATCATCGATTTGAGCATGGGCAACCCCGACGGCGCCACGCCGCCGCACATTGTCGAAAAACTGGTCACCGTCGCCCAACGCGAAGACACCCACGGCTACTCCACGTCCAAAGGGATTCCGCGCCTGCGCCGGGCGATTTCCAATTGGTACAAGGATCGCTACGAAGTCGACATCGACCCGGAAAACGAAGCCATCGTCACCATCGGCTCCAAGGAAGGCCTGGCGCACTTGATGCTGGCCACCCTCGACCAGGGCGACACCGTGCTGGTGCCGAACCCGAGCTACCCGATTCACATCTACGGTGCCGTGATTGCCGGCGCCCAGGTGCGGTCGGTGCCGCTGATCCCTGGCGTGGACTTCTTCGCCGAACTGGAACGGGCGATTCGCGGTTCGATCCCAAAACCGAAGATGATGATCCTGGGCTTTCCGTCCAACCCCACCGCCCAGTGCGTGGAGCTGGACTTCTTCGAGCGGGTGATCGCCCTCGCCAAACAGTACGACGTTCTGGTGGTGCACGACCTGGCCTACGCCGACATCGTCTACGACGGCTGGAAAGCTCCGTCGATCATGCAAGTGCCCGGCGCCAAGGACATCGCGGTGGAGTTTTTCACCCTGTCCAAGAGCTACAACATGGCGGGCTGGCGCATCGGTTTCATGGTCGGCAACCCGGAACTGGTCAGCGCCCTGGCGCGGATCAAGAGTTACCACGACTACGGCACCTTCACCCCGTTGCAGGTCGCGGCCATCGCGGCACTGGAAGGCGATCAGCAGTGCGTCAAAGACATTGCCGAGCAATATCGGCAGCGGCGCAACGTGCTGGTCAAAGGCCTGCATGAATTGGGCTGGATGGTCGAAAACCCGAAAGCGTCGATGTACGTCTGGGCCAAGATTCCCGAGGCATACGCACACCTGGGTTCGCTGGAGTTCGCCAAGAAACTGCTGGCCGAGGCCAAGGTCTGCGTCTCGCCGGGCGTCGGGTTTGGCGAGTATGGGGATGATCATGTGCGCTTCGCGCTGATCGAAAACCAGGACCGGATCCGTCAGGCCGTGCGCGGGATTCGCGGGATGTTCCGGGCGGATGGGCTAGTAACCAAAACCAACGCCTGA
- a CDS encoding LysE family translocator has translation MEFTSGFLLSLSLCLDIGVANIAMITLAMQRGYFQGFALGLGTCVGDLIYAVLALAGMTVLLQYETVRWVLWIGGSALLLYFAAKMIHSAIYHNAVLAETGEVGLNSHRKEFLRGIFLAMSSPSAILWFAAVGGTLIARSGGGGTLSSALFLGGFLCAGILWCVTLCFAASHGGKLLGDKLLRYSYMASAAIFCYFAVYVILSGYNEFIGAPTAGQLPGL, from the coding sequence ATGGAATTTACCAGTGGCTTCCTGCTTAGCCTTTCACTGTGTCTGGACATCGGCGTGGCCAATATCGCGATGATCACCCTGGCGATGCAGCGCGGCTATTTCCAGGGCTTTGCCCTGGGGCTGGGGACCTGTGTCGGCGACCTGATTTACGCGGTGCTGGCACTGGCCGGCATGACCGTGTTGCTGCAGTACGAAACCGTGCGCTGGGTGTTGTGGATCGGCGGGTCGGCGTTGCTGCTGTATTTCGCGGCGAAGATGATTCATTCGGCGATCTATCACAACGCCGTGTTGGCCGAGACGGGCGAAGTTGGCCTCAACTCCCATCGCAAAGAGTTCTTGCGGGGGATTTTCCTCGCCATGTCGTCGCCCAGTGCGATTCTCTGGTTCGCCGCGGTGGGGGGCACCCTGATTGCTCGTTCCGGTGGCGGCGGCACCCTCAGCTCGGCGTTGTTTCTCGGTGGATTTCTCTGCGCGGGAATTCTCTGGTGCGTCACGCTGTGCTTCGCGGCGAGCCATGGCGGCAAGTTGCTCGGTGACAAACTATTGCGTTATTCCTACATGGCATCGGCTGCGATCTTCTGCTATTTCGCGGTCTACGTGATTCTATCGGGTTACAACGAGTTTATCGGTGCACCCACCGCCGGGCAGCTTCCGGGGCTCTGA
- a CDS encoding GyrI-like domain-containing protein has translation MDEQKRVEPAEPRFENGHFMLIAGLGGRFTQETAGKIPELWDKFVPHIGNVPGQKGEVTYGVCCNPDGKGGFEYIAGVEISKLDDLPEKYRWVEIQPQYYAVFEHKGSLDTLPQTFQYIWNTWLPQSGHEAADAPEFERYSEDFNPKLNTGVLEIWLPIKS, from the coding sequence ATGGATGAGCAAAAACGCGTCGAACCGGCAGAACCACGCTTCGAAAATGGGCACTTCATGCTCATAGCGGGGCTTGGCGGGCGATTTACCCAAGAGACGGCCGGCAAGATTCCCGAGCTCTGGGATAAATTCGTTCCCCACATCGGCAATGTTCCCGGGCAAAAGGGCGAAGTGACCTACGGCGTTTGCTGCAACCCGGATGGCAAGGGCGGTTTCGAATACATCGCCGGTGTCGAGATCAGCAAGCTCGACGACCTGCCCGAGAAATACCGCTGGGTCGAGATTCAGCCCCAGTATTACGCGGTGTTCGAGCACAAGGGCTCGCTGGATACCTTGCCCCAGACCTTTCAGTACATCTGGAACACCTGGTTGCCGCAGTCCGGTCACGAGGCCGCGGATGCCCCGGAGTTCGAACGCTACAGCGAAGACTTCAACCCGAAGCTCAATACCGGCGTGCTGGAAATCTGGCTGCCGATCAAGTCTTGA
- a CDS encoding multidrug/biocide efflux PACE transporter, producing the protein MNANKSITERILQAIGFELLAILICTPLLAWVMDKPMLEMGVATMAIAALALAWNVVFNGVFDRLLKRFALVRNAWVRVVHALLFEGGLVAFGVPLIAWWLKISLWQAFLLDIGVLLFFLPYTYVYHWGYDVVRERLLVRRACEG; encoded by the coding sequence ATGAATGCCAACAAATCCATCACTGAACGAATTCTCCAGGCCATCGGTTTCGAACTGCTGGCGATATTGATCTGTACCCCGCTACTGGCCTGGGTCATGGACAAGCCCATGCTGGAAATGGGCGTGGCCACGATGGCGATTGCCGCCCTTGCCCTGGCCTGGAACGTGGTCTTCAACGGTGTGTTCGACCGCTTGCTCAAGCGCTTTGCCCTGGTGCGTAACGCCTGGGTGCGGGTGGTGCATGCGCTGCTGTTCGAAGGTGGGCTGGTCGCGTTCGGCGTGCCGTTGATTGCCTGGTGGTTGAAGATCAGCCTGTGGCAGGCGTTCCTGCTGGATATCGGCGTGCTGCTGTTTTTCCTGCCATACACCTACGTGTACCACTGGGGCTACGACGTGGTGCGTGAGCGGCTGTTGGTGCGCAGGGCTTGCGAGGGTTGA
- a CDS encoding SRPBCC family protein: MSPQSVQRKPAEFELSISRLIDAPRRKIFRAWTEPALLAQWWGPHGMTTPECEMDLWVGGQFRTLMRAPDGSEYPTMGVFLEIVAPERLVFTDAFVPGWIPSGKPFMTAEVTLEDRDGKTLYTARAMHWSEEDRQAHEAMGFHDGWGQSLDRLETLVTEGMPD, encoded by the coding sequence ATGAGTCCGCAATCCGTCCAGCGAAAACCGGCCGAATTCGAGTTGTCCATCAGTCGCCTGATCGATGCGCCGCGCCGCAAAATCTTCCGCGCCTGGACCGAGCCCGCGCTGCTCGCGCAATGGTGGGGGCCCCACGGCATGACCACTCCCGAATGCGAAATGGACCTGTGGGTCGGCGGCCAGTTTCGCACCCTGATGCGGGCGCCGGACGGCAGCGAATACCCGACGATGGGGGTGTTTCTGGAGATCGTCGCCCCGGAACGTCTGGTGTTCACCGATGCGTTCGTCCCCGGCTGGATTCCCTCCGGCAAACCCTTCATGACCGCCGAAGTGACGCTTGAGGACCGGGACGGCAAAACCCTGTACACCGCCCGCGCCATGCACTGGAGTGAAGAAGATCGTCAGGCCCACGAGGCCATGGGCTTTCATGACGGTTGGGGGCAAAGCCTCGATCGGCTAGAGACGCTGGTGACTGAAGGCATGCCGGACTGA
- a CDS encoding N-acetyltransferase, which produces MTARLVPYESLNDLQRQQVEAIEIHAEQIRFSGDIHGALHTLLSKPGPGVKGFALLAEEVPVAFLLLKRPPVLPAWANEHSATLHALQVDHRAQGKGYGKACLQALPEVARQAWPEIKGLELSVDADNESAIALYAKYGFVDSGEAYKGRIGYERRMGLVF; this is translated from the coding sequence GTGACTGCCCGACTCGTGCCTTACGAAAGCCTGAACGACCTGCAGCGCCAACAGGTCGAGGCTATCGAAATCCACGCCGAACAAATCAGGTTCTCCGGCGACATTCACGGTGCATTGCACACCTTGCTGTCCAAACCCGGCCCTGGCGTCAAAGGCTTTGCCCTGCTGGCCGAAGAGGTTCCAGTAGCCTTCCTGTTGCTCAAGCGCCCGCCGGTGCTGCCGGCCTGGGCGAACGAACACAGCGCCACCCTGCACGCCCTGCAAGTCGATCACCGCGCCCAGGGCAAAGGTTATGGCAAAGCCTGCCTGCAAGCCCTGCCCGAGGTGGCGCGCCAGGCCTGGCCGGAAATCAAAGGGCTGGAGTTGTCGGTGGATGCGGACAATGAATCGGCCATCGCGCTGTATGCCAAATACGGTTTTGTCGACAGCGGCGAAGCGTACAAGGGCCGGATCGGTTACGAACGGCGGATGGGGCTGGTTTTCTGA
- a CDS encoding GNAT family N-acetyltransferase has product MNTVIRHVIPADLDRCYAIETVAYEGDEAATREKIATRIATWPEGFIVAEVDGVVAGFVNSGAAFEVEMSDEAFKELIGHDPAGPHVVIMSVVVHPDYQGQGLAKRLMGEFIQRMRALNKASIHLMCKERHIPLYAGFGFVYIKPSASDHGGMAWHEMVLAL; this is encoded by the coding sequence ATGAACACCGTCATCCGCCACGTCATTCCCGCTGACCTGGACCGCTGCTACGCCATCGAAACCGTTGCCTACGAAGGCGACGAAGCCGCCACCCGCGAGAAAATCGCCACCCGCATCGCCACCTGGCCCGAGGGCTTCATCGTTGCCGAAGTGGATGGCGTTGTAGCCGGTTTCGTCAATTCCGGTGCGGCGTTCGAGGTGGAAATGTCGGACGAGGCGTTCAAGGAACTGATCGGCCACGACCCCGCCGGCCCGCACGTGGTGATCATGTCGGTGGTGGTGCATCCGGATTATCAAGGTCAGGGCCTGGCGAAACGCTTGATGGGTGAGTTCATCCAGCGCATGCGCGCACTGAACAAGGCCAGCATCCACTTGATGTGCAAAGAGCGGCATATCCCGCTGTATGCCGGGTTTGGGTTTGTCTACATCAAGCCTTCGGCGTCCGACCATGGCGGGATGGCGTGGCATGAGATGGTGTTGGCGCTGTAG
- a CDS encoding YciI family protein — MKYLCLVYSNEHELHSLPESPNDAECMAYAESIQGSGRMIAAEALESVQTATTVRMRNGKMSITDGPFAETKEQLAGFYLIDAKDLNEALQVAGNIPAARVGCVEVRPVRQLNP, encoded by the coding sequence ATGAAGTATTTATGCCTGGTCTACAGCAACGAGCACGAATTGCACTCGCTGCCCGAAAGCCCCAATGACGCCGAGTGCATGGCCTACGCCGAATCGATCCAGGGCAGCGGCCGGATGATCGCCGCCGAAGCGCTGGAGTCGGTGCAGACCGCGACCACTGTGCGTATGCGCAATGGCAAAATGTCCATCACCGACGGCCCGTTCGCCGAAACCAAGGAGCAATTGGCCGGCTTCTACCTGATCGATGCCAAGGACCTCAATGAAGCCCTCCAGGTCGCCGGCAACATTCCGGCGGCCCGGGTTGGCTGTGTCGAGGTGCGTCCCGTTCGCCAGTTGAATCCCTGA
- a CDS encoding gluconokinase yields MNHPITALVIMGVAGCGKTCVSQALCQLSGATAIEGDTFHPAANIEKMSAGIPLNDEDRAGWLDSLCDELRRVDARGERPVLTCSALKHSYRERLRSALPGLGFVFLELSPEVAADRVSHRPGHFMPSTLIDSQFATLESPVGEPLTLALDASSYSVDELAAQAHRWWLDHGLKLAS; encoded by the coding sequence ATGAATCATCCCATCACCGCCCTGGTCATCATGGGCGTTGCCGGTTGCGGCAAGACGTGCGTCAGCCAGGCCCTGTGCCAGCTCAGCGGCGCAACCGCCATTGAAGGCGACACTTTCCACCCTGCCGCCAATATCGAAAAGATGAGCGCGGGTATCCCCCTTAATGACGAAGACCGTGCCGGCTGGCTCGACAGCCTGTGCGATGAACTGCGCCGCGTCGATGCCCGTGGCGAACGCCCGGTGCTGACCTGTTCGGCCCTCAAACACAGTTACCGCGAACGCTTGCGCAGTGCCTTGCCGGGCCTGGGCTTTGTGTTCCTTGAGCTGAGCCCTGAAGTCGCCGCCGATCGCGTGTCTCACCGGCCGGGCCACTTCATGCCGTCGACCTTGATCGACAGCCAGTTCGCCACCCTTGAATCGCCCGTGGGTGAGCCCCTGACCCTGGCTCTGGATGCTTCAAGTTACAGCGTCGACGAATTGGCCGCTCAGGCCCACCGTTGGTGGCTCGATCACGGCTTGAAACTCGCCAGTTGA
- a CDS encoding LysR family transcriptional regulator: protein MASHEVLLAFVQAATQGSFSAAARKLGRSQSTISAAVASLEIDLNLALFDRSSRKPSLTPAGHVMLQRAEEILAATSRLEMTASQLSQGVEPKLTVAISDTYQSDRFEAALSAFEQRYPDLELECLIAECDDLVALVQRGRAHIAFAEMQDSYPPDLVSSTVDERTEIALFVSHAHPLAMLSDIDQDVLQQHRELRLATIVNPYESRAKGRVWSAPSYLMLLEMAQGGFGWAPLPRWLVGRFGAGSLVELKVRGWPKPVYVDALWSRLHPPGPAGSWLLCKMLE, encoded by the coding sequence ATGGCCTCCCACGAAGTGCTGCTGGCGTTTGTCCAGGCCGCGACCCAAGGCTCGTTTTCCGCTGCGGCGCGCAAGCTCGGGCGCAGTCAGTCGACCATCAGCGCCGCCGTGGCGAGCCTGGAAATCGACCTGAATCTTGCCCTCTTCGACCGCAGCAGCCGCAAGCCGAGTCTGACCCCGGCCGGGCACGTCATGCTGCAACGGGCCGAGGAGATTCTGGCCGCCACCAGTCGTCTGGAAATGACCGCCAGCCAGCTGTCCCAAGGCGTCGAGCCGAAGCTGACGGTGGCGATTTCCGACACTTACCAGTCTGACCGTTTCGAAGCCGCGCTCAGTGCTTTCGAGCAACGTTACCCGGACCTGGAACTCGAATGCCTGATCGCCGAATGCGACGACCTGGTGGCACTGGTGCAACGCGGCCGCGCGCATATCGCCTTTGCCGAGATGCAGGACAGCTATCCGCCGGACCTGGTCAGTTCGACGGTGGACGAGCGCACGGAAATCGCCCTGTTCGTGTCCCATGCGCACCCTCTGGCGATGCTGAGTGACATCGATCAGGACGTGCTGCAACAACACCGCGAGCTGCGTCTGGCGACGATCGTCAATCCGTATGAAAGCCGCGCGAAGGGGCGCGTCTGGTCGGCGCCGAGTTACTTGATGCTGCTGGAAATGGCTCAGGGCGGGTTCGGCTGGGCGCCGTTGCCGCGCTGGCTGGTAGGGCGGTTCGGGGCTGGTTCGTTGGTGGAGTTGAAGGTACGCGGCTGGCCGAAACCGGTGTACGTCGATGCGCTGTGGTCGCGTTTGCACCCGCCGGGGCCGGCGGGGAGTTGGTTGCTTTGCAAGATGCTGGAATAG
- a CDS encoding nuclear transport factor 2 family protein → MNAQTHIHNLIENYRQAVITKDVEKVMALYADDIVSFDAVKALQFKGKAAYRAHWQECMEMCPGPHIFEFHEINIVPSQEIAFAHWLAHCGGTNEKGETQACWMRVTACYRQDAGLWQIVHEHWSAPFDMTSGAALFNLEP, encoded by the coding sequence ATGAATGCTCAGACACACATCCATAACTTGATCGAAAACTATCGCCAGGCGGTCATCACCAAGGACGTGGAAAAGGTCATGGCCCTGTACGCCGACGACATCGTCTCCTTCGATGCCGTCAAAGCCCTGCAATTCAAGGGCAAGGCGGCCTACCGCGCGCATTGGCAGGAGTGCATGGAGATGTGCCCTGGCCCGCACATTTTCGAGTTCCACGAAATCAATATCGTGCCGTCCCAGGAGATCGCTTTCGCGCACTGGCTGGCGCATTGCGGCGGCACCAATGAAAAGGGTGAAACCCAGGCCTGCTGGATGCGCGTCACCGCCTGCTATCGGCAGGACGCAGGGCTCTGGCAGATCGTCCACGAACACTGGTCGGCACCGTTCGACATGACGAGCGGCGCGGCGCTGTTCAACCTGGAACCCTGA
- a CDS encoding LacI family DNA-binding transcriptional regulator: MNTPKNDKNTRTTGRPTLNEVARLAGVSPITASRALRGVSTVATELVEKVQKAALELNYVVNPAARALASAQSHSVVVLVPSLSNLLFIDTLEAIHQVLRPKGFEVLIGNFHYSRDEEENLLRNYMAYQPRGLLLTGFDRTESSRRMIEASNIPCVYMMELDSAAGLNCVGFSQLAAGETAAEHLLSRGRKRLAYIGAQLDQRTLLRGEGFRRALQKAGLYDPDLEVLTPRPSSVGLGGELFLQLLASHPDLDAIFFGNDDLAQGALLEALRCGIKIPEQVAILGFNDLPMSEHMVPRLSSINTPREAIGRRSAELMLTLMAGNSVAKPVQDMGFELKVREST; encoded by the coding sequence ATGAATACCCCTAAAAACGATAAAAATACACGCACCACTGGCCGTCCTACCCTCAACGAAGTCGCACGCCTGGCCGGTGTCAGCCCGATTACCGCCTCCCGCGCCCTGCGTGGCGTCAGCACGGTGGCCACCGAACTGGTGGAAAAAGTCCAGAAGGCGGCCCTCGAGTTGAACTATGTGGTCAACCCCGCCGCACGCGCGCTGGCCTCGGCCCAGAGCCATTCCGTCGTGGTGTTGGTGCCCTCGTTGTCCAACCTGCTGTTCATCGACACGCTGGAAGCCATTCATCAGGTTTTGCGACCAAAGGGCTTCGAAGTGCTGATCGGTAACTTCCATTACTCGCGCGACGAAGAAGAAAACCTGCTGCGCAACTACATGGCTTATCAGCCGCGCGGCTTGCTGCTGACCGGTTTCGACCGTACCGAAAGTTCGCGGCGGATGATCGAGGCCAGCAACATCCCCTGCGTCTACATGATGGAACTGGACAGCGCGGCCGGGCTCAATTGCGTCGGCTTTTCGCAACTGGCCGCCGGCGAAACGGCGGCCGAGCATTTGCTGTCACGCGGTCGCAAACGCCTGGCTTATATCGGAGCGCAACTGGATCAGCGCACGTTGCTGCGGGGCGAAGGTTTCCGTCGTGCGCTGCAAAAGGCCGGTTTATACGATCCTGACCTGGAAGTGCTGACCCCGCGCCCCTCCTCCGTCGGTTTGGGCGGTGAGCTGTTTCTGCAACTGCTGGCCAGTCATCCGGACCTCGATGCGATCTTCTTCGGCAACGACGACCTGGCCCAGGGCGCATTGCTCGAAGCCTTGCGCTGCGGGATCAAGATCCCCGAACAGGTGGCGATCCTCGGCTTCAACGACCTGCCCATGTCCGAACACATGGTACCGCGCCTGAGTAGCATCAATACGCCGCGAGAGGCCATTGGCCGTCGCTCGGCGGAACTGATGCTGACCTTGATGGCCGGCAACTCGGTGGCCAAACCGGTGCAAGACATGGGGTTTGAGTTGAAGGTGCGCGAGAGTACCTGA
- a CDS encoding RNA polymerase sigma factor, with translation MPGESVRARVEQVYREDSRRILATLIRLLGDFDLAEEALHEAFFVAVERWQRDGVPDNPRTWLVSTGRFKAIDVLRRRTRFNASRPMLIAQLEALEQADWSDEDVEDDRLRLIFTCCHPALAADAQVPLTLREVCDLTTEEIARAFLSAPATIAQRIVRAKAKIRDAKIPYQVPTLTELPERLDSVLRVIYLVFNEGYSASVGSELTREDLTREAIRLGRLLMELLPEPEVMGLLALMLLHESRRPARTSLSGELIVLDEQDRSLWNAELMREGIALVERALATRRFGPYCLQAAIAAVHAEAPTAAETDWPQIVGLYDVLLRVVPSPVIELNRAAALARRDGPQAGLTLIEGILARGELLDYHLAHSARAEFCRQLGRVEEARAAYQRALELTQQVPERRFIEGRLRALE, from the coding sequence ATGCCGGGCGAGTCGGTACGGGCGCGAGTCGAACAGGTTTACCGCGAAGATTCGCGGCGGATTCTGGCGACCCTGATCCGCTTGCTCGGCGATTTCGACCTCGCCGAAGAGGCGCTGCACGAAGCGTTCTTCGTCGCGGTCGAGCGCTGGCAGCGCGACGGTGTGCCGGACAATCCACGCACCTGGCTGGTGTCCACCGGGCGCTTCAAGGCCATCGATGTGCTGCGTCGGCGCACGCGTTTCAACGCGTCCCGGCCGATGTTGATCGCTCAACTGGAAGCGCTGGAGCAGGCTGACTGGAGTGATGAAGATGTGGAAGACGATCGCCTGCGCCTGATCTTCACCTGTTGTCACCCGGCATTGGCGGCGGACGCGCAGGTGCCGTTGACCCTGCGCGAAGTCTGCGACCTAACCACCGAAGAAATCGCCCGGGCCTTTCTCTCGGCGCCGGCCACCATTGCCCAGCGCATCGTGCGGGCCAAGGCGAAGATTCGTGACGCGAAAATCCCCTACCAAGTGCCCACCCTGACGGAACTGCCCGAGCGTCTCGACAGCGTGCTGCGGGTGATTTATCTGGTGTTCAACGAAGGGTATTCGGCATCTGTCGGTAGCGAGCTGACCCGTGAAGACCTGACGCGCGAAGCGATTCGTCTTGGTCGGTTGTTGATGGAGTTGTTGCCCGAACCCGAGGTGATGGGGCTGCTGGCGTTGATGTTGTTGCATGAGTCCCGACGCCCGGCCAGGACCTCATTGAGCGGTGAGCTGATTGTGCTGGATGAACAGGACCGCTCGTTGTGGAACGCCGAGCTGATGCGCGAAGGCATTGCGCTAGTGGAGCGAGCACTGGCGACTCGACGCTTCGGGCCATATTGCCTGCAAGCGGCGATTGCCGCGGTGCATGCCGAAGCGCCCACGGCGGCGGAAACGGACTGGCCGCAGATTGTCGGTCTGTATGACGTGCTGCTGCGGGTCGTGCCCTCACCGGTGATCGAACTCAACCGCGCGGCGGCGCTGGCCAGACGCGATGGGCCGCAGGCCGGGCTGACGTTGATCGAAGGGATTCTGGCCCGGGGCGAGTTGCTGGATTACCACCTGGCACACTCGGCGCGGGCAGAGTTTTGCCGGCAGTTGGGGAGGGTGGAAGAGGCGCGGGCGGCGTATCAGCGGGCGCTGGAGTTGACGCAGCAGGTGCCGGAGCGGCGGTTTATCGAGGGGCGGCTTCGGGCGTTGGAGTGA
- a CDS encoding GntP family permease: protein MFGMSHETFLLLDAVVTVIGLIFLITKFKFHPFIALIIAAAFLGLTSGMPIGTIIKAFQDGFGGVLGFVGIILALGTMLGKMMAESGGADQIAQTLIRAFGKDKVQWAMMFAAFLVGIPLFFEIGFVLLIPLVFIVARRTGVSIIKIGIPLLAGLSAVHGLVPPHPGPLLAIGVFGADIGKTILYGLIVALPTAIIAGPIYGTFIAKYIPGHPNQELVDQLARESDSADLPSFGITLVTVLSPVFLMLLKTFADVVLPDGNFFRTFMDLVGHPISALLLALLLSLYTFGYKQGIGSQQMLKWLDSSLAPTAAIILIIGAGGGFKQMLVTSGVGDVIGHMAVAAQISPILLAWLVAAVIRIATGSATVATITGAGIVVPVVGMIPGVNRELLVLATGAGSLILSHVNDAGFWLVKQYFNMTVAETFKTWTAMETILSVVGLGFILLLSLFV from the coding sequence ATGTTTGGCATGTCCCACGAGACGTTTCTGCTGCTCGATGCAGTGGTCACGGTGATCGGCTTGATTTTCCTGATCACCAAATTCAAGTTTCACCCGTTCATTGCATTGATCATCGCCGCTGCGTTCCTCGGGCTGACCTCCGGCATGCCGATCGGCACCATCATCAAGGCGTTCCAGGACGGTTTCGGTGGCGTTCTCGGTTTCGTCGGGATCATCCTGGCGTTGGGCACCATGCTGGGCAAAATGATGGCCGAGTCGGGCGGGGCGGACCAGATCGCCCAGACCCTGATTCGAGCCTTCGGCAAGGACAAGGTGCAGTGGGCCATGATGTTCGCGGCCTTCCTGGTCGGCATCCCGCTGTTCTTCGAAATCGGTTTCGTGCTGCTGATTCCGCTGGTGTTCATCGTCGCCCGTCGTACCGGCGTGTCGATCATCAAGATCGGTATCCCGCTGCTGGCCGGTCTGTCCGCCGTGCACGGTCTGGTTCCTCCGCACCCGGGTCCGTTGCTGGCGATCGGCGTGTTCGGTGCCGACATTGGTAAAACCATTCTCTACGGCCTGATCGTTGCGCTGCCGACGGCCATCATCGCCGGTCCGATCTACGGTACGTTCATTGCCAAGTACATTCCCGGTCATCCGAACCAGGAGCTGGTGGACCAACTGGCGCGCGAGTCGGATTCCGCCGATCTGCCGAGCTTCGGCATTACCTTGGTCACTGTGCTGTCGCCGGTGTTCCTGATGCTGCTCAAGACCTTTGCCGATGTGGTGCTGCCGGACGGCAACTTCTTCCGCACCTTCATGGACCTGGTCGGTCACCCGATCTCGGCCCTCTTGCTGGCGTTGCTGCTGTCGCTGTACACCTTCGGCTACAAGCAGGGCATCGGTTCGCAACAGATGCTCAAATGGCTGGACTCGAGCCTTGCACCGACTGCCGCGATCATCCTGATCATCGGTGCCGGTGGTGGCTTCAAGCAGATGCTGGTGACTAGCGGTGTAGGTGATGTGATCGGTCACATGGCAGTGGCGGCTCAGATCTCGCCGATCCTGCTGGCCTGGCTGGTAGCCGCGGTGATCCGCATCGCGACCGGTTCGGCAACCGTGGCGACGATTACCGGCGCGGGTATCGTAGTGCCGGTGGTGGGGATGATTCCGGGTGTGAACCGTGAGCTGCTGGTGCTGGCCACCGGTGCCGGTTCGTTGATCCTGTCCCACGTCAACGATGCCGGTTTCTGGCTGGTGAAGCAGTACTTCAACATGACCGTGGCGGAAACCTTCAAGACCTGGACCGCGATGGAAACCATCCTGTCCGTGGTGGGCCTGGGCTTTATCCTGCTGTTGTCGTTGTTCGTCTAA